A single Lynx canadensis isolate LIC74 chromosome D2, mLynCan4.pri.v2, whole genome shotgun sequence DNA region contains:
- the LOC115527299 gene encoding NADH dehydrogenase [ubiquinone] 1 alpha subcomplex subunit 12-like: MEFLQVLKRGLEQLSGHGGLRGYLRVFFRANDVRVGTLVVEDKYGNKYYEDNKQFFGRHRGVIYTTEMNDKNAFWDVDGSMVPPEWHRWLHSMTDDPPTTKPPTARKFISTNHKFNVSGTPEQYVPYSTTRKKIQEWVPPSTPYK; encoded by the coding sequence ATGGAGTTCCTGCAGGTCCTGAAACGCGGGCTGGAGCAGCTCAGCGGCCACGGTGGCCTCCGAGGCTATCTACGAGTTTTCTTCAGGGCAAATGATGTGAGGGTTGGTACATTAGTGGTGGAAgacaaatatggaaacaaatactATGAGGACAACAAGCAATTTTTTGGTCGTCACCGAGGGGTTATATATACAACTGAAATGAATGACAAGAACGCGTTTTGGGATGTGGATGGAAGCATGGTCCCCCCTGAATGGCATCGTTGGCTTCACTCTATGACTGATGATCCTCCAACAACAAAACCACCTACTGCTCGTAAATTCATTTCGACAAACCATAAGTTCAATGTGAGTGGTACTCCAGAACAATATGTACCTTATTCTACCACTAGAAAGAAGATTCAAGAGTGGGTCCCACCTTCAACACCTTACAAGtaa